In Nostoc sp. ATCC 53789, a single genomic region encodes these proteins:
- a CDS encoding helix-turn-helix transcriptional regulator: protein MPVRNTVRRFIEEKLKITRYQFMKETGLSKTTVYALCDNSEQIPNGMALNKICDCYKVQPCELLEWSED, encoded by the coding sequence ATGCCAGTTCGTAACACTGTGAGGAGGTTTATTGAAGAAAAGCTCAAAATCACACGCTATCAATTTATGAAAGAGACGGGACTATCAAAAACCACAGTGTACGCGCTGTGCGACAATTCTGAGCAAATACCCAATGGAATGGCACTTAACAAAATCTGTGACTGTTATAAAGTCCAGCCCTGTGAGTTATTGGAATGGAGCGAGGATTAA